A portion of the Homo sapiens chromosome 16, GRCh38.p14 Primary Assembly genome contains these proteins:
- the MT3 gene encoding metallothionein-3, which produces MDPETCPCPSGGSCTCADSCKCEGCKCTSCKKSCCSCCPAECEKCAKDCVCKGGEAAEAEAEKCSCCQ; this is translated from the exons ATGGACCCTGAGACCTGCCCCTGCCCTTCTG GTGGCTCCTGCACCTGCGCGGACTCCTGCAAGTGCGAGGGATGCAAATGCACCTCCTGCAAGAAGA gctgctgctcctgctgccctGCGGAGTGTGAGAAGTGTGCCAAGGACTGTGTGTGCAAAGGCGgagaggcagctgaggcagaagcagagaAGTGCAGCTGCTGCCAGTGA